The following proteins are encoded in a genomic region of Bacillus thermozeamaize:
- a CDS encoding AAA family ATPase, whose translation MSPSPRQAWKEAVIEYSKELKLPMIRKHIDEHVQEAMQRDVSYEEFLAHLLQKECDARREASRYNRIRLAEFTHKKYLEDLVVGDLPEDAQKKLKLLKTLDFIREGRNVILAGNPGTGKTHMAIGLGIKACLEGYKVWFTTVPLLVNRIKECRSEQTLRVFQNRFEKYDLVIADEMGYISFDKEGAELLFTHLSLRVGRKSTIITTNLSFERWGEIFQDPVMTAAMIDRLTHQSYLVNMNGNSYRMKETKEWLAKQKLTE comes from the coding sequence ATGAGCCCATCGCCGCGCCAAGCATGGAAGGAAGCGGTCATCGAATACAGTAAGGAATTGAAACTGCCGATGATCCGCAAACACATCGACGAGCATGTCCAGGAGGCCATGCAGCGGGATGTGAGCTACGAAGAATTTCTGGCTCATCTGCTGCAGAAGGAATGCGATGCCCGGCGGGAAGCTTCGCGGTACAACCGGATTCGCCTGGCGGAATTTACGCACAAGAAATATCTTGAAGACCTGGTCGTCGGAGATTTGCCGGAAGATGCCCAAAAGAAACTCAAACTGTTGAAAACACTGGATTTTATCCGGGAAGGACGCAACGTGATTTTGGCGGGAAACCCGGGGACGGGAAAAACCCATATGGCCATTGGCTTGGGCATAAAAGCCTGCCTGGAAGGTTACAAAGTGTGGTTTACAACTGTGCCTCTGCTTGTCAACCGCATCAAGGAGTGCCGGTCGGAGCAAACGCTGCGCGTGTTTCAGAATCGGTTCGAGAAGTATGATCTGGTGATCGCAGATGAGATGGGATACATCTCCTTTGACAAAGAGGGTGCCGAGCTATTATTCACCCATCTGTCACTCCGTGTGGGACGGAAGTCAACGATCATTACGACCAACCTGTCGTTTGAGCGATGGGGTGAAATCTTTCAGGATCCCGTCATGACTGCTGCAATGATCGATCGGTTGACGCATCAGTCGTACCTCGTGAACATGAACGGGAATTCGTACCGCATGAAAGAAACGAAGGAGTGGCTTGCTAAACAAAAGCTGACTGAATAA